In a single window of the Citrobacter sp. Marseille-Q6884 genome:
- a CDS encoding HNH endonuclease, protein MIEKICEVIDGEYVCDIDISIEEWKILLRDKKVFDDKSIAALKKWFIEPDHSCTCFDIGKKYDLHSMSANGVINGLGGRVQKQLGRFEVKGVGKIASGTKFITVMKSREIKGNPKRNLWTIREELVQAIKELDFFSTNESSSIDFYSDNDLITALEESNHFDVTQTFEYSEKAKPKKAAIEVKNGLSYPRSKSVSKNALNKADYKCEINCDHPTFRRRNSPLNYTEPHHIVPMSKQDYFENSLDVEENIISLCCNCHKQIHLGKGFEDMLRKIYAERKDVLKKAGIEILLEDLILFYKMEGN, encoded by the coding sequence ATGATTGAAAAAATATGTGAAGTAATTGATGGTGAATACGTCTGTGATATAGATATTAGCATTGAAGAATGGAAGATTTTATTAAGGGATAAAAAAGTTTTTGATGACAAAAGTATTGCAGCGTTAAAAAAATGGTTCATTGAGCCAGACCATTCCTGTACATGTTTCGATATCGGCAAGAAGTACGACCTGCACAGTATGAGTGCTAATGGTGTAATCAATGGGTTGGGTGGAAGAGTTCAGAAGCAGCTTGGCCGATTCGAGGTTAAAGGAGTCGGAAAGATTGCTTCCGGGACAAAATTCATTACAGTCATGAAAAGTAGAGAAATTAAAGGAAACCCAAAGCGAAATTTATGGACTATCCGTGAAGAACTTGTTCAGGCAATAAAAGAACTAGATTTTTTTAGTACGAACGAAAGCTCAAGCATTGATTTTTACTCAGATAATGATTTGATCACTGCTCTAGAAGAAAGTAATCACTTTGACGTTACTCAGACATTTGAGTATAGCGAAAAAGCGAAACCTAAGAAAGCTGCAATAGAAGTCAAAAATGGACTCTCATACCCAAGAAGTAAATCTGTTTCAAAAAATGCGCTTAACAAAGCTGATTATAAATGTGAAATTAATTGCGACCATCCAACGTTCAGAAGGCGAAACTCTCCTCTAAATTACACAGAACCTCATCACATTGTCCCGATGTCAAAGCAAGACTATTTTGAGAATTCACTGGATGTGGAAGAGAATATCATATCACTATGTTGCAACTGCCATAAACAAATTCATCTTGGCAAGGGGTTTGAAGATATGTTGAGGAAAATATATGCCGAGCGGAAAGATGTATTAAAAAAAGCGGGAATCGAGATATTATTAGAGGATTTGATTCTTTTTTACAAGATGGAAGGTAATTGA
- the silE gene encoding silver-binding protein SilE, whose product MKNIVLASLLGFGLISSAWATETVNIHDRVNNAQAPAHQMQSAAAPVGIQGTAPRMTGMDQHEQAIIAHETMTNGSADAHQKMVESHQKMMGNNTVSTTVPSTSYAAMNEHERAAVAHEFMNNGQSGPHQAMAEAHRRMINAG is encoded by the coding sequence ATGAAAAATATCGTATTAGCATCTTTGCTGGGCTTTGGTTTAATTTCATCGGCCTGGGCCACTGAAACCGTGAATATCCATGATCGCGTCAACAATGCACAGGCTCCTGCTCACCAGATGCAGTCTGCTGCGGCTCCTGTCGGGATCCAGGGGACTGCTCCTCGTATGACCGGTATGGACCAGCATGAACAGGCCATTATTGCTCATGAAACCATGACGAACGGCTCGGCGGATGCGCACCAGAAAATGGTGGAAAGTCATCAGAAGATGATGGGAAATAACACGGTATCCACGACCGTCCCGTCAACGTCTTACGCGGCGATGAATGAGCATGAAAGAGCAGCGGTTGCCCATGAATTCATGAATAACGGGCAATCCGGCCCACATCAGGCCATGGCCGAAGCGCACCGCCGCATGATCAATGCAGGCTGA
- a CDS encoding sensor domain-containing diguanylate cyclase: MQAPGIPENEEQRLKSLYITGLLDTRDDERFERLTRLARKAFQVPVALISLLDRERQWLLACQGVGVRETPRDISFCGHAILQEGPFIIHDAAADARFHDNPLVTGEPHIRFYAGQPVSLPDGTVAGTLCLIHTVPRAFTDEDIASLRDLACIVEDEFEAISMAMTDSLTGIPNRRGFYRAGEKLFRAMNRQDASFSLIYFDLDRFKPVNDLWGHAEGDEVLKIFAGFLHQHLEPGEIAGRLGGDEFAALIRRNGNTQSYLHALSASLDHYNDTSGKPYNINYSFGELINNADHYTTLAEMIGKCDEVMYLKKKRKTLSRKTEP, encoded by the coding sequence ATGCAGGCACCCGGTATACCGGAGAATGAAGAACAGAGGCTGAAGTCCCTGTATATTACCGGCCTTCTTGATACCCGTGACGATGAGCGTTTTGAACGCCTGACGCGGCTGGCCCGCAAAGCCTTTCAGGTCCCGGTGGCCCTGATAAGCCTGCTGGATCGCGAGCGCCAGTGGCTCCTCGCCTGCCAGGGCGTCGGCGTGCGCGAAACTCCACGTGATATTTCGTTCTGCGGGCACGCCATTCTGCAGGAAGGGCCTTTTATCATTCACGATGCGGCTGCCGATGCGCGATTTCACGATAATCCCCTGGTTACCGGTGAGCCACACATCCGGTTCTACGCCGGCCAGCCGGTGAGCCTGCCGGACGGCACGGTGGCCGGCACGCTGTGCCTGATCCACACCGTTCCCCGCGCCTTCACGGATGAGGACATTGCGTCCCTCCGGGACCTGGCCTGTATCGTGGAGGACGAATTCGAGGCCATCAGCATGGCCATGACGGACAGCCTGACGGGCATTCCCAACCGGCGCGGGTTTTACCGCGCCGGCGAAAAACTCTTCCGCGCAATGAACCGGCAGGATGCGTCGTTCAGCCTCATCTATTTCGATCTGGACAGGTTCAAACCGGTTAACGATCTCTGGGGACACGCGGAAGGTGACGAGGTGCTGAAGATCTTTGCCGGCTTTTTACATCAGCACCTTGAACCGGGTGAAATAGCAGGCCGCCTCGGCGGGGATGAGTTTGCCGCCCTGATCCGGCGAAACGGTAACACTCAGTCTTATCTGCACGCGCTGAGTGCCAGTCTCGATCATTACAATGACACCTCGGGCAAGCCCTACAACATCAATTATTCCTTTGGCGAACTGATCAATAACGCAGACCATTATACGACACTGGCGGAGATGATCGGTAAATGTGACGAAGTGATGTACCTGAAGAAAAAAAGAAAGACCCTGTCGCGGAAAACAGAACCGTGA